From a region of the Halolamina sp. CBA1230 genome:
- a CDS encoding SDR family NAD(P)-dependent oxidoreductase, whose protein sequence is MTDAAIVTGAASGIGRATVDSLRERYDLVAGVDVDDAVGEVAAEFDGVVGYVADVRDHERVREIVGDVEDRADVAAIVNNAAISRDEWIGDLGPEAWREVLDVNLTGQYNLVHAAAPRMYERERGAIVNVSSGAGKQGSLSAGVHYSASKAGVFGLTKGLAKQLAPHVRVNCVVPGLMDTPLTTDSGLWTEAGIDEFTDEVPLGRLGRPEEAADLIAFLCSERASYMTGAVVDVDGGAGLV, encoded by the coding sequence ATGACCGACGCAGCGATCGTGACGGGCGCGGCCAGCGGGATCGGGCGCGCGACCGTGGACTCGCTCCGGGAGCGATACGACCTCGTCGCCGGCGTCGACGTGGACGACGCGGTAGGCGAAGTCGCCGCCGAGTTCGACGGCGTCGTGGGGTACGTCGCCGACGTACGCGACCACGAGCGCGTCCGCGAGATCGTCGGCGACGTGGAGGACCGTGCCGACGTGGCCGCGATCGTCAACAACGCCGCGATCTCCCGCGACGAGTGGATCGGCGATCTGGGGCCCGAGGCGTGGCGGGAGGTGCTCGACGTGAACCTCACCGGCCAGTACAACCTCGTCCACGCGGCCGCGCCGCGGATGTACGAGCGTGAGCGGGGAGCGATCGTCAACGTCTCCTCCGGCGCCGGCAAGCAGGGGTCGCTCAGCGCGGGCGTCCACTACTCCGCCTCGAAAGCCGGCGTGTTCGGGCTCACGAAGGGGCTGGCCAAACAGCTCGCCCCGCACGTCCGGGTGAACTGCGTCGTTCCCGGGCTGATGGACACGCCGCTGACGACCGACTCGGGGCTCTGGACCGAGGCGGGGATCGACGAGTTCACCGACGAGGTGCCGCTGGGCCGGCTCGGACGGCCCGAGGAGGCCGCCGACCTGATCGCGTTCCTCTGTTCGGAGCGTGCGAGCTACATGACCGGCGCGGTCGTCGACGTCGACGGCGGCGCGGGGCTCGTCTGA